The nucleotide sequence CCACCCCGGCGAGCTCATCGTCGGCGCCATCGCCTTCGGCATCCTCTACTGGCTCTTCGCGACCAAGGTCGTGCCGCGCATGGAGGCTCTGTACGAGGAGCGCACCGCCGCGATCGAGGGCGGGATGGAGCAGGCCGAGCAGGCCCAGGCCGAGGCCAGGGCCGCGCTGGAGCAGTACACCGCGCAGCTCGCCGAGGCCCGCGCCGAGGCCAACTCGATCCGCGAGTCCGCCCGCGAGCAGGGCGCCCAGATCGTCGCCGAGATGCGCGCCCAGGCCCAGGCCGAGGCGTCC is from Arthrobacter sp. NEB 688 and encodes:
- a CDS encoding F0F1 ATP synthase subunit B, translated to MVLASVQTAEGVGWPAALPLLPHPGELIVGAIAFGILYWLFATKVVPRMEALYEERTAAIEGGMEQAEQAQAEARAALEQYTAQLAEARAEANSIRESAREQGAQIVAEMRAQAQAEASRITESAKRQVEAERQQAVVQLRQEVGTLSTTLASKIVGESLEDEVRQKGIVDRFLAELEAGEVRPEKVTPAGQDA